From Roseibium alexandrii DFL-11, the proteins below share one genomic window:
- a CDS encoding AraC family transcriptional regulator, with amino-acid sequence MGFEERRETTSLGGVAGNGLERLCKIGWDGIRVAPTEAGIERIEANFQGNGFSAHRHDTYAIGVTLQGVQRFKYRGAERASCPGQVIVIHPDEVHDGGAGTETGLRYRMMYIPPEMIAEALGGKALPHVSTPVLTDPVFQRSLIEALQDLDSEMGDLRVSDLLAVLASCLNRFSDDARPVRQTLDWPVLKMCAEFIKEHAADPIASADLEAVSGLDRFALSRQFRAAFGTSPHRYLVMRRLEQVKSGLADGECLAAAATAGGFADQSHMSRHFKRAFGMSPGKWRQLNAASLA; translated from the coding sequence ATGGGATTTGAGGAAAGGCGAGAGACAACCAGCCTAGGCGGGGTGGCCGGAAACGGTCTTGAACGTTTGTGCAAAATCGGATGGGACGGCATTCGCGTAGCGCCAACTGAAGCCGGGATTGAGCGGATCGAAGCCAATTTCCAGGGCAACGGCTTCTCGGCTCATCGGCATGATACCTATGCCATCGGCGTGACACTGCAGGGCGTGCAGCGGTTCAAGTACCGCGGTGCGGAGCGGGCGTCCTGTCCCGGTCAGGTGATTGTCATCCACCCGGATGAAGTTCATGACGGCGGGGCCGGGACAGAGACCGGCTTGCGTTACAGGATGATGTATATCCCGCCGGAAATGATTGCGGAGGCGCTTGGGGGAAAGGCGTTGCCCCACGTTTCAACTCCGGTTCTGACGGATCCAGTGTTTCAGAGGAGCCTGATCGAAGCCTTGCAGGATCTCGACAGCGAGATGGGTGACTTGAGAGTTTCTGATCTTCTGGCAGTCTTGGCCAGCTGTTTGAACCGCTTCTCAGATGATGCACGACCCGTCCGGCAGACGCTCGACTGGCCGGTTCTGAAAATGTGTGCCGAGTTTATAAAGGAACATGCGGCAGATCCGATTGCCTCTGCTGATCTGGAGGCTGTCTCAGGTCTGGACCGGTTTGCGCTCTCCCGCCAGTTCCGGGCGGCCTTCGGAACAAGCCCGCATCGGTATCTGGTCATGCGCCGTTTGGAACAGGTGAAGAGCGGCCTTGCGGATGGCGAATGCCTTGCGGCAGCGGCAACGGCCGGTGGCTTTGCAGACCAAAGCCATATGTCCCGTCATTTCAAACGTGCGTTTGGCATGTCACCTGGAAAATGGCGGCAGTTGAATGCCGCCAGCTTGGCTTAA
- a CDS encoding DUF2000 family protein → MFDTKFVIVVREDLAMWQKLNVTAFLSTGVAAAKPDIIGMPYQDADGNVYHPMSVQPVIVLTANPDALKKIHRRTLERQVKSSLYIEEMFSTGHDSANRAVFAEHTPDGAKVVGIAFHTDKKTADKISKGAKMHG, encoded by the coding sequence ATGTTCGATACCAAATTCGTCATCGTCGTCCGCGAGGACCTGGCCATGTGGCAGAAGCTGAATGTCACTGCATTCCTGTCCACCGGCGTCGCCGCCGCCAAGCCGGACATCATCGGAATGCCTTACCAAGATGCAGACGGCAATGTCTATCATCCGATGAGCGTCCAGCCTGTGATCGTTTTGACTGCCAATCCAGATGCGCTTAAGAAGATCCACCGGCGCACGCTTGAGCGGCAGGTCAAATCGAGCCTTTATATCGAAGAAATGTTCTCAACGGGCCACGACAGCGCCAACCGCGCGGTCTTTGCAGAGCATACTCCGGATGGCGCAAAGGTCGTCGGCATTGCTTTTCACACGGACAAAAAGACCGCCGACAAGATTTCTAAAGGTGCGAAGATGCACGGATAG
- a CDS encoding iron-containing alcohol dehydrogenase, translating to MVAAFTFHTSERIVFENGAAAALDRHALDFLGDRPFLVTDPGIVSLGLQEECEASLTAAGHQIGRFSEVVADPPQKLVEDAVAAAKDHGATSIIGFGGGSSLDVAKLVALLLGSGEDLNDAWGIGNAKGPRLPLILIPTTAGTGSEVTPISIITVGADEKRGVVSPHLLPDLAVLDPLLTLGLPAHVTAATGVDAMVHAIEAYASKSANNNPLSRTLAVEALKLLGANIETAVFDPTNVSARGGMLLGSKLAGMAFANSPVAAVHALAYPIGGTFHVPHGLSNALVLPHVLAFNNAVAAPIYAELAPALFPELSDLASPTDRADTFARRLAALTEKLGLQTRLSEVGISEKDLPKMARDAMKQTRLLVNNPREVTETDAFNIYAAAL from the coding sequence ATGGTCGCGGCGTTTACTTTTCATACCAGCGAGCGGATTGTTTTTGAAAATGGCGCAGCGGCGGCGCTTGACCGGCATGCTTTGGATTTTCTGGGTGACCGGCCCTTTCTGGTCACTGATCCGGGGATCGTATCTCTCGGTCTGCAAGAAGAGTGTGAAGCTAGCCTGACCGCCGCCGGACATCAGATTGGCCGCTTTTCTGAAGTCGTTGCAGATCCACCGCAAAAACTGGTCGAAGACGCTGTCGCAGCGGCCAAGGACCACGGCGCGACCTCAATCATCGGGTTTGGCGGTGGGTCCTCTCTGGATGTCGCCAAATTGGTCGCCCTGTTGCTCGGCAGCGGTGAAGATCTGAATGATGCCTGGGGCATCGGCAACGCCAAAGGCCCCCGCCTGCCCCTCATCTTGATCCCGACCACCGCGGGCACCGGATCCGAAGTGACGCCGATCTCGATCATCACGGTCGGCGCCGATGAAAAACGCGGTGTTGTTTCCCCACACCTATTGCCGGATTTGGCCGTTCTCGATCCACTTTTGACCCTTGGTCTGCCGGCCCATGTGACCGCTGCCACCGGCGTTGATGCGATGGTGCATGCGATCGAAGCCTATGCCTCAAAGTCCGCCAACAACAATCCATTGTCCCGCACGCTTGCGGTCGAGGCATTGAAACTGCTCGGTGCCAATATCGAGACTGCCGTGTTTGATCCCACCAATGTGAGCGCCCGTGGCGGCATGTTGCTCGGCTCGAAACTCGCCGGAATGGCGTTTGCCAATTCCCCGGTTGCGGCTGTGCATGCCCTCGCCTACCCGATCGGCGGGACATTCCACGTGCCTCATGGGCTTTCAAACGCCCTGGTCCTGCCGCATGTGCTTGCTTTCAATAATGCGGTTGCCGCACCAATCTACGCGGAGCTCGCACCGGCCCTGTTTCCGGAACTGAGTGATCTTGCCAGCCCCACTGACCGCGCGGACACCTTTGCAAGGCGTCTCGCCGCACTTACGGAAAAACTCGGTCTGCAGACCCGTTTGAGTGAGGTGGGTATCTCTGAAAAGGATCTGCCGAAAATGGCGCGTGATGCCATGAAACAAACCCGTCTTCTGGTGAATAATCCGCGTGAAGTGACCGAGACGGACGCCTTCAACATCTACGCGGCGGCCCTATGA
- a CDS encoding acyl-CoA thioesterase produces MTANKSAAPERKKPLERSDFRSFLEIPTRWMDVDMYGHVNNVQYLSYFDTAVNSWYIENGLLDPVRGETVFLVAETGCNYFAELLFPGNVSAGLRIEQIGKSSVVFRVGLFSGEDLQTAAHGRFVHIYVDRQTRRPVPISDKTRKVLETLG; encoded by the coding sequence ATGACGGCAAACAAATCTGCAGCTCCTGAGCGCAAAAAACCGCTGGAACGGTCAGATTTCCGGAGTTTCCTGGAAATCCCCACCCGGTGGATGGATGTGGACATGTATGGTCATGTCAACAATGTCCAGTACCTGAGCTATTTCGATACCGCCGTGAACAGCTGGTATATCGAAAATGGTCTGCTGGATCCGGTGCGCGGAGAAACCGTGTTTCTTGTTGCTGAGACGGGCTGCAACTATTTCGCGGAGCTGTTGTTTCCGGGCAATGTTTCAGCGGGTCTCAGAATAGAACAAATCGGCAAGAGCTCAGTGGTTTTCCGGGTCGGTCTCTTTTCCGGCGAAGATCTTCAAACCGCAGCGCACGGCCGCTTCGTTCATATCTATGTTGACAGGCAGACCCGGCGCCCGGTTCCAATTTCGGACAAAACCCGCAAGGTTCTGGAAACGCTGGGTTAG
- the smpB gene encoding SsrA-binding protein SmpB, whose protein sequence is MAPKKGGHPGRTIISDNRKARFNYEIEDTLEAGIELKGTEVKSLRTGKANIGESYAAEHKGEIWIYNVYIPEYLQGNRFNHEPRRPRKLLLHKREIGKLAGAVQKDGKTIVPLKLYFNEQGRAKLELALARGKKLHDKRETEKKRDWQREKSRLMKNIS, encoded by the coding sequence ATGGCTCCGAAAAAAGGGGGGCATCCGGGCCGGACCATCATCTCCGACAACCGGAAGGCCCGGTTCAACTACGAGATCGAAGACACGCTTGAAGCCGGCATCGAGCTGAAGGGGACGGAAGTCAAATCCCTTCGCACGGGTAAGGCGAATATCGGCGAATCTTACGCTGCCGAGCACAAGGGCGAGATCTGGATCTACAACGTCTATATCCCGGAGTATCTGCAGGGGAACCGGTTCAACCATGAACCGCGCCGTCCGCGGAAGCTGCTTCTGCACAAGCGCGAAATCGGCAAGCTGGCCGGAGCCGTTCAAAAAGACGGCAAGACGATTGTTCCGCTCAAGCTCTATTTCAATGAACAGGGGCGGGCGAAACTGGAATTGGCCCTGGCACGCGGTAAGAAGCTTCATGACAAGCGCGAGACGGAAAAGAAACGCGATTGGCAGCGTGAGAAGTCGCGCTTGATGAAGAATATTTCCTAA
- the dapA gene encoding 4-hydroxy-tetrahydrodipicolinate synthase has translation MFKGSIPALITPFKDGALDEKRFQEFVDWQIKEGSSGLVPVGTTGESPTLGHDEHKRVIELCIEAANGRVPVIAGAGSNNTIEAIDFAQHAEKAGADALLVVTPYYNKPNQAGLKAHYKAINDAVGIPIIIYNIPGRSIIDMTPETMAELFETCENIKGVKDATADLAKVSRQRQLCGPDFIQLSGEDISALAFNAHGGVGCISVTANVAPRLCSEFQAATLAGDYTTALEYQDRLAPLHRALFLEPSPTGAKYALSLLGKIEEELRLPLVPISEGTQAEIRSALSHAGLIN, from the coding sequence ATGTTTAAAGGCTCCATCCCAGCGCTTATCACGCCCTTCAAGGACGGTGCGCTTGATGAGAAACGGTTTCAGGAGTTCGTGGACTGGCAGATTAAGGAAGGCTCCAGCGGCCTGGTTCCGGTCGGAACCACCGGAGAGAGCCCGACGCTCGGCCATGATGAGCACAAGCGTGTCATCGAGCTCTGCATAGAAGCGGCCAACGGCCGGGTTCCGGTCATCGCCGGCGCTGGCTCGAACAACACGATCGAAGCCATTGATTTCGCCCAGCACGCCGAAAAGGCGGGTGCCGATGCGCTTCTGGTGGTGACGCCTTACTATAACAAACCGAACCAGGCTGGCCTGAAGGCACACTATAAGGCGATCAATGACGCGGTCGGGATTCCGATCATCATTTACAATATTCCGGGGCGGTCGATTATCGATATGACACCGGAGACCATGGCTGAGCTCTTCGAGACCTGCGAAAACATCAAAGGTGTCAAGGACGCAACTGCGGATTTGGCCAAGGTTTCGCGGCAGCGCCAGTTGTGCGGACCGGATTTCATCCAGCTCTCCGGCGAAGACATTTCTGCGCTGGCTTTCAATGCACATGGCGGGGTGGGCTGCATTTCGGTAACGGCGAATGTCGCACCGCGGCTGTGTTCGGAATTTCAGGCTGCGACGCTGGCCGGTGACTACACGACAGCGCTTGAGTATCAGGACCGCCTCGCACCGCTTCATCGGGCATTGTTCCTTGAACCGAGCCCAACAGGGGCCAAATATGCATTGTCGCTTTTGGGAAAGATCGAGGAAGAGCTGCGTTTGCCGCTCGTTCCGATTTCCGAAGGCACGCAGGCAGAGATCCGCAGCGCGTTGTCGCATGCAGGTTTGATCAACTAA
- a CDS encoding alpha/beta fold hydrolase, which translates to MTLAPEEPPHAAPSGAPVSLTYQSPDGLTLAAKEWPVPQSAQKDEKVTVLCLPGLSRNTRDFNEIAAFLQGQGHRVIALDYRGRGDSDWDPEWQNYALPVEEKDIDAAIEAFKLERFAVLGTSRGGLHALAMAHRYPPNRLAAVIFNDIGPHIEMRAIHRIAATLGRNMSYASLDEVAGSLRHMLGMQFPVFSADDWLKMAGQVASEKDGKVVLDYDPALGHQFASLDDGAPVPDLWPLYEFLKDRPVMVIRGAKSDLLGEDTAQQMLDSHPKATLHTIAGQGHAPVLWDSETHERIGGFLSKV; encoded by the coding sequence ATGACGCTTGCACCAGAGGAACCGCCACATGCCGCCCCATCCGGCGCTCCGGTCAGCTTGACCTATCAGAGCCCGGACGGTCTGACGCTGGCGGCAAAAGAATGGCCCGTGCCCCAGTCCGCACAGAAAGACGAAAAAGTCACCGTCCTGTGCCTTCCCGGCCTTTCGAGAAATACACGCGACTTCAATGAGATCGCAGCATTTCTTCAAGGCCAAGGCCACCGTGTCATCGCCCTGGATTATCGCGGACGCGGCGACAGCGACTGGGACCCGGAGTGGCAGAATTATGCGCTCCCTGTTGAGGAAAAAGACATAGATGCAGCGATCGAGGCATTCAAACTCGAGCGTTTTGCAGTTTTGGGCACATCCCGGGGCGGACTGCATGCGCTCGCGATGGCTCACCGGTATCCACCCAACCGGCTGGCCGCCGTAATTTTCAATGACATCGGTCCGCATATCGAGATGCGGGCCATCCATAGGATCGCGGCAACACTTGGCCGCAACATGTCCTACGCGTCCCTCGATGAGGTTGCCGGCTCACTCCGGCATATGCTCGGAATGCAATTCCCCGTGTTTTCGGCGGACGATTGGCTGAAAATGGCGGGCCAGGTTGCTTCTGAGAAGGATGGAAAGGTTGTGCTCGATTATGATCCGGCGCTTGGGCATCAGTTTGCCAGTCTTGATGACGGCGCTCCGGTTCCTGACCTTTGGCCGCTTTACGAGTTCTTGAAAGACAGGCCAGTCATGGTCATTCGCGGCGCAAAATCTGACCTCTTGGGGGAAGACACTGCACAACAGATGCTCGACAGCCACCCCAAAGCCACGCTCCACACGATTGCGGGCCAGGGTCATGCGCCTGTTTTGTGGGACAGCGAGACGCATGAACGTATCGGAGGGTTTTTGAGCAAGGTCTGA
- a CDS encoding porin yields MKLFKGMMLGAAAVATATTAQAADLPVAPEPVDYVRICDAYGARFFYIPGTETCLRVGGRVRADYGISDFGNSGPNSWDSKADNSLRFRARGYIRLDARTQTEFGLLRTYTDVWFTSNNSNFGSAGGNTELWDAFVQLGGFTFGRTGSFFDYWTGESWGSRIGQGLDSRANLAAYTATFGNGLSASLSLESNTGERSPSTYIGGYSRGGFRYPALVANVNVVQGWGGAQLMGVVKANRASTAPVDSETAWAIGASARFNLPMLGSNTGLGLRAVYADGAIGYIHEAYGSYDATLNAAGTGLSNSTGWGVAAGITHYWTPTIYTAVQGQYWDIDTLNTANDLSAWSAHATLGWTPVSGLVIGTEFEYKDEDFGAGGVDNQDMTVTFRVQRTF; encoded by the coding sequence ATGAAACTCTTTAAGGGCATGATGCTCGGCGCTGCAGCCGTTGCTACAGCCACAACTGCTCAGGCAGCTGATCTTCCGGTTGCTCCGGAGCCGGTTGACTACGTACGTATCTGTGACGCTTACGGCGCTCGCTTCTTCTACATCCCGGGCACAGAAACCTGCCTGCGTGTAGGTGGTCGTGTTCGTGCCGACTACGGCATCTCTGACTTCGGCAACTCTGGCCCGAACTCTTGGGATTCCAAAGCTGACAACAGCCTGCGTTTCCGTGCTCGTGGTTACATCCGCCTCGACGCTCGTACACAGACCGAATTCGGCCTGCTGCGCACTTACACCGACGTTTGGTTCACTTCAAACAACTCCAACTTCGGTTCCGCTGGCGGCAACACTGAGCTGTGGGACGCATTCGTTCAGCTCGGCGGCTTCACCTTCGGTCGTACCGGTTCTTTCTTCGACTACTGGACTGGTGAATCCTGGGGTTCCCGCATCGGTCAGGGTCTTGACTCCCGTGCAAACCTCGCAGCTTACACCGCTACCTTCGGTAACGGCCTGTCTGCAAGCCTCTCTCTCGAGTCCAACACCGGTGAGCGCTCCCCGAGCACTTACATCGGCGGTTACTCCCGCGGTGGCTTCCGCTACCCGGCTCTCGTTGCCAACGTGAACGTAGTTCAGGGTTGGGGCGGCGCTCAGTTGATGGGTGTTGTTAAAGCTAACCGTGCTTCCACAGCTCCGGTTGACTCTGAGACCGCTTGGGCGATCGGTGCATCTGCACGCTTCAACCTGCCGATGCTCGGCTCCAACACTGGCCTCGGCCTGCGCGCTGTCTACGCTGACGGTGCAATCGGCTACATCCACGAAGCATACGGTTCCTACGACGCGACCCTCAATGCTGCTGGCACTGGCCTGTCCAACTCCACCGGTTGGGGCGTTGCAGCTGGTATCACTCACTACTGGACCCCGACCATCTACACCGCGGTTCAAGGTCAGTACTGGGATATCGACACTCTGAACACAGCCAACGACCTGTCCGCTTGGTCCGCTCACGCGACCCTCGGCTGGACCCCGGTCTCCGGTCTCGTAATCGGTACTGAATTCGAGTACAAAGACGAAGACTTCGGTGCTGGTGGCGTAGACAACCAGGACATGACTGTTACCTTCCGTGTACAGCGCACGTTCTAA
- the pbpC gene encoding penicillin-binding protein 1C, whose protein sequence is MNRRSLKRWGLIAGAGGLLAIGAAAWTIFADYRQLPALPKASELSVSTVVLDREDRLLRAFTSSDSKWRLPVKLDEIDPLYFELLLAYEDNRFRQHGGVDVLALGRAALQAIANGQLVSGGSTLTMQVARLLDETPTKSLKRKYQQILRAVQLEQVATKDDILHLYALRAPFGGNLEGVRAASLTWFGKEPRRLTPAEAALLVALPQSPESRRPDRHPKNALKARNRVLARAVREGVLGEEEARSAANEPLRAERHPMPLLAAHETREARAAYPSEPVLRLTLDRDLQQALEDLARRRVAVMPAPLSIAMVVADHKSGKILASVGAPDLLDESREGHVDMTRATRSPGSALKPFIYGLAFEEGIGQPDSLIVDRPTNIAGYRPTNFDRGYQGTVTLDEALQLSLNTPAVQLLESVGPTRLLARLRRAGVQPQLEPGSAPGLAIGLGGIGLSLRDLTQTYAALAQLGEPVELRSCRNPCNNDRAPAWRAMPVLTEKSAYQVTDSLSGLPQPLNPAKGAIAYKTGTSYGYRDAWAVGYDGRYVVGIWTGRADGSPVPGQTGASSAVPILHEAYQSLVAGREPLPKPPDDIARAATRPLPEPLRYARVKSRPKMTRTTSRLGITFPPDGAKLQIGRASSEGAHPMVVKFDGGQRPFRLFVNGTPTGKATFERRFFWNAPGSGFANLMILDGKGQTSKVSIVLEGTQSREKP, encoded by the coding sequence ATGAACAGACGGTCATTGAAACGATGGGGGCTCATTGCTGGCGCTGGTGGTTTGCTGGCAATCGGCGCCGCCGCCTGGACCATTTTTGCGGACTATCGGCAACTGCCTGCTTTGCCGAAGGCCTCCGAACTGTCTGTGTCAACCGTCGTTCTCGATCGTGAAGATCGTTTGCTGCGGGCTTTCACAAGCTCTGATTCCAAATGGCGCTTGCCGGTCAAACTCGACGAAATCGACCCGCTTTATTTCGAACTGTTGCTCGCCTACGAGGACAATAGGTTCCGCCAGCATGGCGGTGTTGACGTTTTGGCGCTGGGCCGCGCCGCTTTGCAGGCAATTGCCAACGGCCAGCTTGTTTCGGGCGGTTCAACCCTGACGATGCAGGTCGCCCGGCTTCTGGACGAGACGCCCACAAAGTCGCTGAAACGGAAGTATCAGCAGATCCTGAGGGCCGTTCAGCTGGAGCAGGTGGCAACCAAGGACGATATCCTGCACCTTTATGCCTTGCGCGCGCCCTTTGGCGGCAATCTGGAAGGGGTCCGGGCGGCAAGCCTCACCTGGTTCGGTAAGGAACCGCGGCGTTTGACGCCAGCCGAAGCGGCGCTTCTTGTAGCTCTGCCGCAAAGTCCGGAGAGCCGTCGCCCGGATCGTCATCCAAAAAATGCATTGAAGGCCCGCAACCGTGTTCTGGCGCGTGCAGTCCGGGAAGGTGTGCTGGGTGAAGAGGAAGCCAGATCAGCAGCCAACGAGCCACTTCGGGCCGAGCGACATCCAATGCCACTGCTCGCAGCCCATGAGACCCGGGAGGCACGGGCCGCATATCCTTCCGAGCCGGTTCTGCGTCTGACATTGGACAGGGATCTACAACAAGCCCTGGAAGATCTCGCCCGCCGCAGGGTGGCTGTCATGCCTGCACCGCTTTCGATCGCCATGGTGGTTGCGGATCATAAGTCCGGCAAGATCCTGGCAAGCGTTGGCGCGCCCGACCTTCTGGATGAAAGCCGGGAAGGGCATGTGGACATGACCCGGGCTACCCGGTCACCTGGGTCTGCCCTGAAACCCTTTATATATGGACTCGCCTTTGAAGAGGGGATTGGCCAACCGGACAGCCTGATTGTCGACAGGCCAACCAACATCGCCGGTTATCGTCCCACCAATTTTGATCGGGGCTATCAGGGAACGGTTACTTTGGATGAGGCCCTGCAGCTTTCCTTGAACACACCGGCGGTCCAGCTTCTGGAATCAGTAGGCCCTACAAGACTTCTTGCCCGGTTGAGACGTGCGGGCGTTCAACCGCAGCTGGAACCAGGCAGCGCGCCGGGGCTTGCCATTGGTCTTGGGGGAATCGGATTATCGCTCCGCGACCTCACGCAGACCTATGCTGCACTCGCGCAGCTAGGAGAGCCTGTTGAGCTGCGATCCTGTCGAAACCCATGCAATAACGATCGGGCGCCTGCGTGGCGGGCCATGCCTGTTCTGACTGAGAAGTCGGCGTATCAAGTCACTGACAGTCTGTCCGGCTTGCCGCAGCCACTCAATCCCGCAAAAGGGGCTATTGCCTACAAAACCGGTACTTCTTATGGCTATCGTGATGCCTGGGCGGTTGGGTATGACGGCCGCTATGTTGTCGGCATCTGGACAGGCCGGGCCGATGGGTCGCCAGTCCCGGGCCAAACCGGTGCGTCGTCGGCGGTGCCAATCCTGCATGAAGCCTATCAGTCATTGGTCGCGGGGCGTGAACCTTTGCCCAAGCCGCCGGATGACATCGCTCGCGCAGCGACGCGGCCACTTCCTGAACCGCTTAGGTATGCCCGTGTCAAATCCCGTCCCAAGATGACCAGGACCACAAGCCGTTTGGGAATCACCTTCCCGCCGGATGGCGCAAAGCTGCAGATTGGCAGGGCCTCCTCTGAAGGCGCACATCCAATGGTCGTCAAGTTTGATGGCGGTCAACGGCCGTTCCGGCTTTTCGTAAACGGAACACCGACGGGGAAAGCCACGTTTGAACGCCGATTCTTCTGGAACGCACCAGGCTCAGGCTTTGCCAATCTCATGATTCTCGATGGGAAAGGGCAGACTTCCAAGGTGTCGATCGTCCTTGAGGGAACCCAAAGCCGGGAAAAACCCTAG